GCCCACTCCGCCACCTACGACCTGGAGTACGGCACGGCGACCCTGGAGATCAGCGAGGGTGCCTTCACCCCCGGCCAGCGGGTGCTCGTCGTCGACGACGTCCTCGCCACGGGCGGCACCGCCGAGGCGACCCTGGACCTGGTCGCCCGGGCCGGCGGGGTCGTCTGCGGCTTCACCGTCCTGATGGAGCTGGCCTTCCTCGCCGGGCGCGACCGGCTCCCCGGCTGCGACGTCCACGCGCTGATGACCGTCTGACCGAACGGATGGGTCCGCGCGCTCGGCCGTTCGGTAGTCAAGACCTGGCCGCAGGGTAGGATGGGTTCCTGCCCCGTCGGTCGCGTCGAGCGGCGACGCCTACCGGTCGGGTCGGGAGGAGCGGCTGGTGTCCACCGATCCCGTCGAGTCCCCGGAGGCCGTCAACGGCGTGGTGCCCGCATCGGGCAGCCGCACGGCGACGGTCACCCCTGGAGTCGTCCTGCCCGGCGAGGAGCCGAGCGGCGACATCAGCGGCGGACTCGGCCTGCTCAACGGGGCTCCGTCCGGGCGTCGTGTGCGGGCGAGACTCACCCGCTTCAACGCGCCCTGGCAATCGACGCTCATCAGCGAGGAGCTCACCCCGCTGATCAGCCTGCACCGCAACAGCCACCCGAGGGCCGACATCCGCCTGCTCCAGCGGGCCTATGACACGGCCCGGCAGTGGCACGAGGGGCAGTATCGCAAGTCCGGCGACCCCTACATCACGCACCCGATCGCGGTGGCGAACATCCTCGCCCAGCTCGGCATGGACACCACCACGCTGGTGGCCGCCCTGCTGCACGACACGATCGAGGACACCGACTACACGCTTGAGGGGATCAAGGCCGACTTCGGCGACAGCGTCGCGCTCCTCGTCGACGGCGTGACCAAGCTCGACAAGGTCAAGCTCGGCGACTCGGCCAAGGCCGAGACGATCCGCAAGATGGTCGTCGCCACCGCCAAGGACCCCCGGGTCCTCGTGATCAAGCTCGCCGACCGGCTGCACAACATGCGCACCATCAACTTCCTGCCGCCCGCCAAGCGGGAGCAGAAGTCGAAGGAGACGCTGGAGATCCTGGCGCCGCTCGCGCACCGCCTCGGCATGAACACGATCAAGTGGGAGCTGGAGGACCTCGCCTTCGGGCAGCTCTTCCCGAAGCGCTTCGACGAGATCAAGCGCCTCATCGACGAGCACCAGCCGCAGCGGGAGGCCCTGCTGCGCCAGGTGACCCAGAAGGTCAACGTCGATCTGCGCGCTTCCAAGATCAAGGCCGATGTGACCGGTCGGCCGAAGCACCTCTACTCGGTCTACCAGAAGATGATCGTGCGAGGTCGCGACTTCAACGACATCTATGACTTGATCGGCGTTCGCATCCTGGTCGAGACGGTCCGCGACTGCTATGCGGCGCTCGGTGTGATCCACGCCAACTGGCAGCCGGTGCCGGGGCGGTTCAAGGACTACATCGCGATGCCGAAGTTCAACATGTACCAGTCCCTGCACACCACCGTGATCGGCCCGACGGGCAAGCCGGTGGAGATGCAGATCCGCACCAACGCCATGCACCGCACCGCGGAGTACGGCATCG
This portion of the Allocatelliglobosispora scoriae genome encodes:
- a CDS encoding RelA/SpoT family protein, whose protein sequence is MSTDPVESPEAVNGVVPASGSRTATVTPGVVLPGEEPSGDISGGLGLLNGAPSGRRVRARLTRFNAPWQSTLISEELTPLISLHRNSHPRADIRLLQRAYDTARQWHEGQYRKSGDPYITHPIAVANILAQLGMDTTTLVAALLHDTIEDTDYTLEGIKADFGDSVALLVDGVTKLDKVKLGDSAKAETIRKMVVATAKDPRVLVIKLADRLHNMRTINFLPPAKREQKSKETLEILAPLAHRLGMNTIKWELEDLAFGQLFPKRFDEIKRLIDEHQPQREALLRQVTQKVNVDLRASKIKADVTGRPKHLYSVYQKMIVRGRDFNDIYDLIGVRILVETVRDCYAALGVIHANWQPVPGRFKDYIAMPKFNMYQSLHTTVIGPTGKPVEMQIRTNAMHRTAEYGIAAHWKYKEIKNATVVGPPAHIDEMTWLRQLLDWQREASDPSEFLDALRFDLSSQEVYVFTPKGDVRALPVGSTPVDFAYAVHTDVGARCIGARVNSKLVPLESVLSNGDVVEIFTSKSENAGPTQDWLGFVKSPRARTKIRQYFKKERREEAIEAGKELLTKAMRREGLPLKRLLTSDALMAVARDLHLSDLESLYAAVGESHVSAQSVVSKLVAGYGGEEGAIEDIAETAVATRPPRSRQSGQDPGVVVVGVSDVWIKLARCCTPVPGDEVFGFVTRSGGVSVHREDCANTADLRLQPERIVQVSWKPTAGSTFLVAIQVEALDRHKLLADVTRALSEERVNILSAVVTTTRDRVAVSRFSFEMADPKHLGHLLNAVRKVDGVFDAYRVTSGA